The genome window AGAAGATACTTACGTTGTGTACATCGAAGATAATCAGGGAAAAGTGGTTCGTAGAATCGCCGAAGCAGAAATGTGGTTTATCTACCAGAAGCAAAAGTCTAGCGATGGTAAAAAAGGCCAGCTCATCAATAAGGCTATGTAAGCCGCTCTCATACCAGCATAAAGTCCCATGACATTTTATTGACTCACTGATTCTTTATTTACCTGAGAAAATAATAGAAGAACAGGAGTGTACTTTGTGGCCATAGCAATGGGCGGTATCAATACAGGATTACCAGCTAATCTAGTCGATCAATTGGTCGAATTGGAGAAGGAGCCTATTAAGCGTGTCGAAGAGAAAAAAGCAAAAGTACAAAACAAACTCGATCTCGTAAATCAATTCGATGAAAAATTAAAAGGCATTCTTGGAACTCTCGGAGAACTTGCAGGAACAAAAGGTTTTACGGATATCGTTGTGAACTCTGGAGATCCCACTGTCATTTCTGGAACAGCAGATCCAAGCGCATCTGTGAATGGAAGTTGGAATATCGAAGTTATGCAGCTTGCAAATAAAGCTTCTGCACTTTCAAATGGATTTCCGGACAAAGATAAATCTCAACTCGGTGTTGGATATTTTAAATTCCAAACTCCGAATGGTGAGAGAGAAGTTTACATCGATGGTAACAACAACACTTTGGAAAAAGCGGCGGCAACTATCAACCAAGCGGGACTGGGTGTTCAAGCCACTGTGATAAAAGACAGCAAAGAAGAAGATGCTCCATTTAGATTGATGATCAGTGGTGTATCAGTAGGCGAAGGCAATAAAGTCGAATACCCAACTCTCTATTTTCTAGATGGTGACCAGGATTTTTATTTTGATGAAGAAAGACCTGCAGTAAATGGAAAAATCAAAGTTGATGGATTTGAAATCGAAGTCGATCAAAATAAACTTTCAGATATTATTCCTGGAGTAACGCTAGATCTAAAACAGGCATCACCTGGCAAAACCGTGAACGTCGGTGTTGCAGAAAACAAAGAAGTTGTCTCTGGAAAGATTAAAGACTTCGTAGAAAAAACTAATGCAGCGTTAGCCTTTATTCAAGGACAATCAAGAGTCGATCAAAACACAGACACCTCCAAAACTCTGGGCGGCGATTCAATGCTCAGATCTGTGGAAAATGATTTACGACGTATGATTCAGAATGCTCAGATGGGTGTGGGCGGAGAAATCAAAACGCTGAATCAGATTGGTATCGTATTCAATAGAAACGGTACTTTGGATTTTGACCAGGCAAAGTTCAATAAAGTATTAGCTGAAAAATCTAGCGATGTGAAAATGTTTTTCGTAGGTGACAACTTCAATACAGGATTTGTTCCCACAGTTAGAAACACAATCAACAGGATTACAAGCGGTGCATTCGGACCTGTAGGTAACAAAAGAAAAACTTTAACCAATCAGATCCAACAAGCGGATCAAAGAATTGAAAGTTTATCAAGAAATATAGAAATGAAAGAAAAAAATTTAAGAAGAAAGTTCGCAAATTTAGAAGAGACAATGGCAAAAGTAAGAGGGCAAGGAAATATGATCGCTGAGAGACTTGGCGGTGCAGGACCTGCGCAATTGAACTTTGGTGGAATAAGTAAAACAAGTAATTTATAGAAAAATTGAAAACTAGAGGCTGATGAATGTCGAATGCTGCATACAAAAAATATAAAACTACTTCAATCCAAAGCGCAAGCCGCGAGAAAATTCTACTCATGCTTTACGAAGGAGCGATCAAGTTCACCAAACTTGCAATCCAAGGTGTTGAGCAAAACAATGTAAAAGACAAATGTGAAAATATTGGAAGAGCCTATGACATTGTTCTGGAGCTGAACAATACGCTAGATCACAAAGTAGGAGGTGAGGTTGCAACTCGTTTGGAGCAACTTTATCAATATATGATTGAACAATACATTAAAGCAAATGCATCCAGCGATACGGAGCCATTAAAGATAAACCAAAAATTGCTAGAAACCCTTCATGAAGGATGGGTCCAGGCAATACAGAAGTTAAAAAATGAAACCAAATAATTTATTTATTCACAACTATTTATGGGGGGGAGCAATGACAGATGAAATTATTCATCTGCTATCGGAACGCAACAGGTATTTGTCTCAATTTTCAGTAATTAACAAAGTGCAAATCGGTAGACTTAAAGTCGGTAACTTTGAACAGTTGAGCGAATTTTATATGACCAGAGAACACATTCTAGCAGTCGTTGAAAAGATAGAATTACTCCTCAGTCAAAAACTGGAACAATCTGAAGCGGATATTTCTGATGACAATAGGTCAGCGGTAGAAAATTTACTGCAAGCCAAGGATACAATCATCAAAGAAATCTTAGATCAAGATTTAGAAATCCTTTCAACTATTGAGCAAGAGAAGACCAGCATCATCTCTGAACTCAAAACTTTGAAGAAGGGTAGAAAAACAATCACTGCCTATAAGTCTGGGATTACGAATTCAAAACTAGACGAAGAAGCGTAAAATTATTCATTGAACGCGTCAAAAATGTGACGCGTTCAAAATTCAAACGTTCAAATCATCTCGACGACCTATTAGTTTCTTTTAAAGCATGGCATTCATATTGCTTCTATATTTGGTGTACACGAAAGGATTCGTATGACGCCAGAAATGATTATCCAAAGACCAGAAGAAGTATCAGGTAACTTAACAAGCCACTTTGATATTCACTTTTTATTTAAAAATGCACTTATATTAGTTGATCACGGAGATTATGAATTAGCCCTTAATCTATTTGATACGATTTTAGCTGATGATGAGTTCCACGCGGAATCCCTGAAGTGGAAAGGATATTGCCATGCTCAACGCGGGCAATTGGAAAAATCCATCGAGGCATACTTTAAATTGGCGGAATCAACTCCGACAGATACAAATTACTTCAATCTTGCGGATGCATTCTATACAGCTGGCCAAATTGAACTTTCAAAAGAATTTTTCTTAAAATCATTAGAGATCATCAACTACGAAAGTCCGCATCTGTTCCAAATTTATAAGAAGTTGGGAAACATTGCGACTAAATCAGCGGATTATGATTCAGCTCAAGAATATTATGACAAAGCCTATACGATCACTCCGCATTCCGATGATCTTTTTGTAAATTACGGGACTCTGGAAATGCAAAAAGAAAATCACGAAGGTGCTTTAGACAGATTTAAGCACGCGATCTCTTTAAATAAAAATAACGATAAGGCATGGATTGGTTTAGCTCTTATTTATAGAGCGCGCGGTGATGCAGAACTTTCTTGGGGAGAGTTACTTCATGCCTTAGATATCAATCCAAAAAATACAGTGGGCGTAAAGCTTGCAATTGATTGGGGCATGGCTGAAATGGAATATGAAAAGGCCATTGCAGTGCTAGAAAGATTCCTCAATGTGGGAGAGCCAAATGCGGACTGGATCTACACTTATGCAGGTCTTCTGTACCAGTCGGGTGATTGGAAAGAAAGTAAAAAGATTTTAGGGCTTTTATTGGCTGAAAAACCAAAATACCAAGCAGCAATCGAGTTACTCAAAAAAA of Bdellovibrionota bacterium contains these proteins:
- the fliD gene encoding flagellar filament capping protein FliD, which gives rise to MAIAMGGINTGLPANLVDQLVELEKEPIKRVEEKKAKVQNKLDLVNQFDEKLKGILGTLGELAGTKGFTDIVVNSGDPTVISGTADPSASVNGSWNIEVMQLANKASALSNGFPDKDKSQLGVGYFKFQTPNGEREVYIDGNNNTLEKAAATINQAGLGVQATVIKDSKEEDAPFRLMISGVSVGEGNKVEYPTLYFLDGDQDFYFDEERPAVNGKIKVDGFEIEVDQNKLSDIIPGVTLDLKQASPGKTVNVGVAENKEVVSGKIKDFVEKTNAALAFIQGQSRVDQNTDTSKTLGGDSMLRSVENDLRRMIQNAQMGVGGEIKTLNQIGIVFNRNGTLDFDQAKFNKVLAEKSSDVKMFFVGDNFNTGFVPTVRNTINRITSGAFGPVGNKRKTLTNQIQQADQRIESLSRNIEMKEKNLRRKFANLEETMAKVRGQGNMIAERLGGAGPAQLNFGGISKTSNL
- a CDS encoding tetratricopeptide repeat protein is translated as MTPEMIIQRPEEVSGNLTSHFDIHFLFKNALILVDHGDYELALNLFDTILADDEFHAESLKWKGYCHAQRGQLEKSIEAYFKLAESTPTDTNYFNLADAFYTAGQIELSKEFFLKSLEIINYESPHLFQIYKKLGNIATKSADYDSAQEYYDKAYTITPHSDDLFVNYGTLEMQKENHEGALDRFKHAISLNKNNDKAWIGLALIYRARGDAELSWGELLHALDINPKNTVGVKLAIDWGMAEMEYEKAIAVLERFLNVGEPNADWIYTYAGLLYQSGDWKESKKILGLLLAEKPKYQAAIELLKKIDHKVNI
- the fliS gene encoding flagellar export chaperone FliS — protein: MSNAAYKKYKTTSIQSASREKILLMLYEGAIKFTKLAIQGVEQNNVKDKCENIGRAYDIVLELNNTLDHKVGGEVATRLEQLYQYMIEQYIKANASSDTEPLKINQKLLETLHEGWVQAIQKLKNETK